A genomic region of Melanotaenia boesemani isolate fMelBoe1 chromosome 13, fMelBoe1.pri, whole genome shotgun sequence contains the following coding sequences:
- the nfatc2a gene encoding nuclear factor of activated T-cells, cytoplasmic 2 isoform X3, translating into MFRETWRLTQYHTMRSMDQDDSNLPSNKVLSPESEQAFPLGQTSPYRIKSCSPSYSTEVLSGYENQEARTYLDSARPAGLALSPRIEITPSREHYCHGRESLQNQHLNISPRPTLTVPGHENLSYREPQCLSPASSNSSTSWHSESYSPWASPCVSPSGGQNPGDLCPRLQNIHTGSPRTSPGTSPRTSLTEDSCLGPRSPSPRPGSRSTSPQGKRTYEMYRNPGLIPRHRSRSPSPSSGREDPNVGAQYTHSSLTDGTNGFVTSQPGLVPTKLVKTSNQIYTLYPDNHRDGNYLVSCDQDMKPKHAAEPFFVIPPIWPKPLVSSICSIPVASLPPLEWPIPSRTDQYELSVEVQPKPHHRAHYETEGSRGAVKAPTGGHPVVQLHGYRGKEPLGLQIFIGTADERILKPHAFYQVHRITGKTVTTTSFEKIMNGTKVLEIPLEPKNNMKAIIDCAGILKLRNADIELRKGETDVGRKNTRVRLVFRVHIPQPGGQHVSLQAASHPIECSQRSAHELPMVEKQDMDSCSVLGGQQMILTGQNFSSDSKVIFLEKTQDGQQIWEMEATVDKDKSQPSLLFVEVPPYRDTSVCHPLKVNFYVINGKRKRSQPQHFTFTPLASPSIKTEPEDEYEADHMGFAMPQILGLSPHPYYHTPRGVLHPDNDLVSSMASCQRLSSSLPSQDTRFPQQSPAIIYSRGGKSMNSSSGVWQTGGIMPDPHCSVLVHTGSPGQSAGPLSSGQHPPIIQFSPTSHHLLRPGDTPILPSPPQLDSQQIIYCDGYHEQAPTPPEAQHGPTVIQQQPYGQKEQQKVRAPSGIGQMEAPGDGQRRVTVKEENLDQAYLDDGELNEIIRKDLTGVQARGQT; encoded by the exons ATGTTCAGAGAGACTTGGAGGCTGACTCAGTACCACACGATGAGATCGATGGATCAAG ATGACTCCAACCTCCCATCTAACAAAGTCCTAAGTCCTGAATCTGAGCAGGCTTTCCCTCTGGGTCAAACCTCCCCTTACAGAATCAAGTCCTGCAGCCCCTCCTACAGCACAGAGGTTCTGTCTGGGTATGAGAACCAAGAGGCCAGAACCTATCTGGACAGTGCCCGGCCTGCAGGTCTAGCCCTGAGCCCTCGAATCGAGATCACCCCCTCCCGTGAGCACTATTGTCACGGCAGGGAATCCCTTCAGAACCAGCACCTGAACATCAGCCCGAGACCCACCCTCACTGTCCCGGGTCATGAAAACCTGTCCTACCGTGAGCCACAGTGCTTGAGTCCAGCCAGCAGCAACTCCTCCACCAGTTGGCACTCGGAGAGTTACTCCCCCTGGGCATCCCCCTGCGTGTCCCCCAGCGGTGGCCAGAATCCCGGAGACCTCTGCCCCCGTCTGCAGAACATCCACACTGGCTCCCCGCGCACCTCCCCTGGCACTTCCCCTCGAACCAGTCTAACTGAGGACAGCTGCCTAGGCCCCCGCTCGCCCTCCCCCAGACCTGGCTCCCGCTCAACCTCCCCACAGGGGAAACGCACCTACGAAATGTACAGGAATCCAGGGTTAATCCCAAGGCACCGCTCCCGCAGTCCCTCCCCAAGCAGCGGCCGCGAGGACCCCAACGTAGGAGCCCAATACACACACAGCAGCCTTACCGATGGCACGAACGGGTTCGTAACCAGTCAGCCGGGCCTGGTGCCGACCAAATTAGTCAAGACATCCAACCAAATTTACACTCTGTACCCAGATAACCACAGAGATGGGAACTACTTGGTGTCCTGTGACCAGGACATGAAACCCAAACATGCTGCAGAACCTTTCTTTGTCATCCCCCCGATCTGGCCCAAACCGCTGGTCTCCAGCATCTGCAG CATCCCCGTGGCATCACTCCCCCCCCTGGAATGGCCCATTCCCAGTCGCACTGACCAGTATGAGCTCAGCGTAGAGGTGCAGCCCAAACCGCACCACAGAGCTCACTATGAAACCGAGGGAAGCAGGGGCGCTGTCAAAGCCCCCACTGGAGGCCATCCAGTTGTACAG CTACATGGCTACAGAGGCAAGGAGCCGCTCGGCCTGCAGATTTTCATCGGAACGGCAGACGAGCGAATCCTCAAGCCTCACGCTTTTTATCAAGTCCACAGAATCACTGGCAAGACCGTCACCACCACCAGCTTTGAGAAGATTATGAATGGCACCAAAGTCCTGGAGATCCCACTGGAGCCAaagaacaacatgaaagcaaT aATCGACTGTGCCGGGATTCTGAAGCTCAGAAATGCTGATATTGAGCTGAGGAAGGGTGAAACAGATGTTGGCCGGAAAAACACCCGAGTTCGTCTTGTGTTTCGCGTGCACATACCTCAGCCTGGAGGACAGCATGTCTCTCTCCAGGCGGCCTCGCATCCCATCGAGTGCT CCCAGCGCTCAGCTCATGAGCTTCCCATGGTGGAGAAGCAGGACATGGACAGTTGCTCCGTTCTGGGTGGACAGCAGATGATCCTCACTGGGCAGAACTTCAGCTCTGATTCAAAAGTGATTTTTCTGGAGAAAACTCAGG ATGGGCAGCAGATCTGGGAGATGGAAGCAACCGTTGATAAAGACAAGAGTCAGCCT agtttgctgtttgtggaggTGCCGCCGTACCGGGACACATCTGTTTGCCATCCTCTCAAAGTGAACTTCTACGTCATCAACGGCAAGCGAAAGCGCAGCCAGCCTCAGCATTTCACCTTCACTCCTCTGGCAT CTCCATCCATAAAGACGGAGCCTGAAGATGAGTACGAAGCAGACCATATGGGCTTCGCCATGCCTCAGATTCTGGGGTTATCGCCTCACCCGTACTACCACACTCCACGTGGTGTCCTTCACCCGGACAACGATCTGGTCTCCAGCATGGCTTCCTGTCAGCGTCTCAGCTCCAGCCTTCCAAGCCAAGACACACGTTTCCCACAGCAGAGCCCGGCTATCATCTACTCCCGTGGGGGGAAGAGTATGAATAGCAGCTCTGGTGTTTGGCAAACGGGAGGGATTATGCCTGACCCCCACTGCTCAGTCCTGGTCCACACAGGTTCACCGGGTCAGTCTGCAGGTCCACTTAGTTCAGGCCAACACCCGCCCATCATCCAATTCTCTCCCACCAGCCACCACCTGCTCCGGCCAGGAGATACTCCCatcctcccttctcctcctcagcttgATAGCCAGCAGATCATCTATTGCGACGGATACCATGAACAAGCTCCGACGCCTCCAGAGGCTCAGCACGGTCCCACGGTGATTCAGCAGCAGCCGTACGGTCAGAAAGAGCAGCAGAAGGTCCGGGCCCCATCTGGGATCGGTCAGATGGAGGCTCCTGGAGACGGACAGAGGAGGGTTACGGTGAAGGAAGAGAACTTGGACCAGGCCTACCTAGATGATGGTGAGT
- the nfatc2a gene encoding nuclear factor of activated T-cells, cytoplasmic 2 isoform X1 encodes MRELTQEQVPQTLISCADPVLLSVRLSAARRIFHAEMSSFYDQKELEEEFGRTGCPDDDLEFEYLFEYETPDGRFAAGDRDDSNLPSNKVLSPESEQAFPLGQTSPYRIKSCSPSYSTEVLSGYENQEARTYLDSARPAGLALSPRIEITPSREHYCHGRESLQNQHLNISPRPTLTVPGHENLSYREPQCLSPASSNSSTSWHSESYSPWASPCVSPSGGQNPGDLCPRLQNIHTGSPRTSPGTSPRTSLTEDSCLGPRSPSPRPGSRSTSPQGKRTYEMYRNPGLIPRHRSRSPSPSSGREDPNVGAQYTHSSLTDGTNGFVTSQPGLVPTKLVKTSNQIYTLYPDNHRDGNYLVSCDQDMKPKHAAEPFFVIPPIWPKPLVSSICSIPVASLPPLEWPIPSRTDQYELSVEVQPKPHHRAHYETEGSRGAVKAPTGGHPVVQLHGYRGKEPLGLQIFIGTADERILKPHAFYQVHRITGKTVTTTSFEKIMNGTKVLEIPLEPKNNMKAIIDCAGILKLRNADIELRKGETDVGRKNTRVRLVFRVHIPQPGGQHVSLQAASHPIECSQRSAHELPMVEKQDMDSCSVLGGQQMILTGQNFSSDSKVIFLEKTQDGQQIWEMEATVDKDKSQPSLLFVEVPPYRDTSVCHPLKVNFYVINGKRKRSQPQHFTFTPLASPSIKTEPEDEYEADHMGFAMPQILGLSPHPYYHTPRGVLHPDNDLVSSMASCQRLSSSLPSQDTRFPQQSPAIIYSRGGKSMNSSSGVWQTGGIMPDPHCSVLVHTGSPGQSAGPLSSGQHPPIIQFSPTSHHLLRPGDTPILPSPPQLDSQQIIYCDGYHEQAPTPPEAQHGPTVIQQQPYGQKEQQKVRAPSGIGQMEAPGDGQRRVTVKEENLDQAYLDDGELNEIIRKDLTGVQARGQT; translated from the exons ATGCGCGAGCTCACACAAGAACAGGTTCCCCAAACTCTCATCAGCTGCGCGGATCCTGTTCTCCTGTCGGTTCGTCTGTCTGCAGCTCGGAGGATATTTCACGCAGAGATGAGCTCCTTTTACGACcagaaggagctggaggaggagttCGGCCGAACCGGGTGTCCTGATGACGACCTGGAGTTTGAGTACTTGTTTGAATATGAGACGCCAGACGGGCGGTTTGCTGCGGGAGATCGAG ATGACTCCAACCTCCCATCTAACAAAGTCCTAAGTCCTGAATCTGAGCAGGCTTTCCCTCTGGGTCAAACCTCCCCTTACAGAATCAAGTCCTGCAGCCCCTCCTACAGCACAGAGGTTCTGTCTGGGTATGAGAACCAAGAGGCCAGAACCTATCTGGACAGTGCCCGGCCTGCAGGTCTAGCCCTGAGCCCTCGAATCGAGATCACCCCCTCCCGTGAGCACTATTGTCACGGCAGGGAATCCCTTCAGAACCAGCACCTGAACATCAGCCCGAGACCCACCCTCACTGTCCCGGGTCATGAAAACCTGTCCTACCGTGAGCCACAGTGCTTGAGTCCAGCCAGCAGCAACTCCTCCACCAGTTGGCACTCGGAGAGTTACTCCCCCTGGGCATCCCCCTGCGTGTCCCCCAGCGGTGGCCAGAATCCCGGAGACCTCTGCCCCCGTCTGCAGAACATCCACACTGGCTCCCCGCGCACCTCCCCTGGCACTTCCCCTCGAACCAGTCTAACTGAGGACAGCTGCCTAGGCCCCCGCTCGCCCTCCCCCAGACCTGGCTCCCGCTCAACCTCCCCACAGGGGAAACGCACCTACGAAATGTACAGGAATCCAGGGTTAATCCCAAGGCACCGCTCCCGCAGTCCCTCCCCAAGCAGCGGCCGCGAGGACCCCAACGTAGGAGCCCAATACACACACAGCAGCCTTACCGATGGCACGAACGGGTTCGTAACCAGTCAGCCGGGCCTGGTGCCGACCAAATTAGTCAAGACATCCAACCAAATTTACACTCTGTACCCAGATAACCACAGAGATGGGAACTACTTGGTGTCCTGTGACCAGGACATGAAACCCAAACATGCTGCAGAACCTTTCTTTGTCATCCCCCCGATCTGGCCCAAACCGCTGGTCTCCAGCATCTGCAG CATCCCCGTGGCATCACTCCCCCCCCTGGAATGGCCCATTCCCAGTCGCACTGACCAGTATGAGCTCAGCGTAGAGGTGCAGCCCAAACCGCACCACAGAGCTCACTATGAAACCGAGGGAAGCAGGGGCGCTGTCAAAGCCCCCACTGGAGGCCATCCAGTTGTACAG CTACATGGCTACAGAGGCAAGGAGCCGCTCGGCCTGCAGATTTTCATCGGAACGGCAGACGAGCGAATCCTCAAGCCTCACGCTTTTTATCAAGTCCACAGAATCACTGGCAAGACCGTCACCACCACCAGCTTTGAGAAGATTATGAATGGCACCAAAGTCCTGGAGATCCCACTGGAGCCAaagaacaacatgaaagcaaT aATCGACTGTGCCGGGATTCTGAAGCTCAGAAATGCTGATATTGAGCTGAGGAAGGGTGAAACAGATGTTGGCCGGAAAAACACCCGAGTTCGTCTTGTGTTTCGCGTGCACATACCTCAGCCTGGAGGACAGCATGTCTCTCTCCAGGCGGCCTCGCATCCCATCGAGTGCT CCCAGCGCTCAGCTCATGAGCTTCCCATGGTGGAGAAGCAGGACATGGACAGTTGCTCCGTTCTGGGTGGACAGCAGATGATCCTCACTGGGCAGAACTTCAGCTCTGATTCAAAAGTGATTTTTCTGGAGAAAACTCAGG ATGGGCAGCAGATCTGGGAGATGGAAGCAACCGTTGATAAAGACAAGAGTCAGCCT agtttgctgtttgtggaggTGCCGCCGTACCGGGACACATCTGTTTGCCATCCTCTCAAAGTGAACTTCTACGTCATCAACGGCAAGCGAAAGCGCAGCCAGCCTCAGCATTTCACCTTCACTCCTCTGGCAT CTCCATCCATAAAGACGGAGCCTGAAGATGAGTACGAAGCAGACCATATGGGCTTCGCCATGCCTCAGATTCTGGGGTTATCGCCTCACCCGTACTACCACACTCCACGTGGTGTCCTTCACCCGGACAACGATCTGGTCTCCAGCATGGCTTCCTGTCAGCGTCTCAGCTCCAGCCTTCCAAGCCAAGACACACGTTTCCCACAGCAGAGCCCGGCTATCATCTACTCCCGTGGGGGGAAGAGTATGAATAGCAGCTCTGGTGTTTGGCAAACGGGAGGGATTATGCCTGACCCCCACTGCTCAGTCCTGGTCCACACAGGTTCACCGGGTCAGTCTGCAGGTCCACTTAGTTCAGGCCAACACCCGCCCATCATCCAATTCTCTCCCACCAGCCACCACCTGCTCCGGCCAGGAGATACTCCCatcctcccttctcctcctcagcttgATAGCCAGCAGATCATCTATTGCGACGGATACCATGAACAAGCTCCGACGCCTCCAGAGGCTCAGCACGGTCCCACGGTGATTCAGCAGCAGCCGTACGGTCAGAAAGAGCAGCAGAAGGTCCGGGCCCCATCTGGGATCGGTCAGATGGAGGCTCCTGGAGACGGACAGAGGAGGGTTACGGTGAAGGAAGAGAACTTGGACCAGGCCTACCTAGATGATGGTGAGT
- the nfatc2a gene encoding nuclear factor of activated T-cells, cytoplasmic 2 isoform X2 — translation MRELTQEQVPQTLISCADPVLLSVRLSAARRIFHAEMSSFYDQKELEEEFGRTGCPDDDLEFEYLFEYETPDGRFAAGDRDDSNLPSNKVLSPESEQAFPLGQTSPYRIKSCSPSYSTEVLSGYENQEARTYLDSARPAGLALSPRIEITPSREHYCHGRESLQNQHLNISPRPTLTVPGHENLSYREPQCLSPASSNSSTSWHSESYSPWASPCVSPSGGQNPGDLCPRLQNIHTGSPRTSPGTSPRTSLTEDSCLGPRSPSPRPGSRSTSPQGKRTYEMYRNPGLIPRHRSRSPSPSSGREDPNVGAQYTHSSLTDGTNGFVTSQPGLVPTKLVKTSNQIYTLYPDNHRDGNYLVSCDQDMKPKHAAEPFFVIPPIWPKPLVSSICSIPVASLPPLEWPIPSRTDQYELSVEVQPKPHHRAHYETEGSRGAVKAPTGGHPVVQLHGYRGKEPLGLQIFIGTADERILKPHAFYQVHRITGKTVTTTSFEKIMNGTKVLEIPLEPKNNMKAIIDCAGILKLRNADIELRKGETDVGRKNTRVRLVFRVHIPQPGGQHVSLQAASHPIECSQRSAHELPMVEKQDMDSCSVLGGQQMILTGQNFSSDSKVIFLEKTQDGQQIWEMEATVDKDKSQPSLLFVEVPPYRDTSVCHPLKVNFYVINGKRKRSQPQHFTFTPLASPSIKTEPEDEYEADHMGFAMPQILGLSPHPYYHTPRGVLHPDNDLVSSMASCQRLSSSLPSQDTRFPQQSPAIIYSRGGKSMNSSSGVWQTGGIMPDPHCSVLVHTGSPGQSAGPLSSGQHPPIIQFSPTSHHLLRPGDTPILPSPPQLDSQQIIYCDGYHEQAPTPPEAQHGPTVIQQQPYGQKEQQKVRAPSGIGQMEAPGDGQRRVTVKEENLDQAYLDDVNEIIRKDLTGVQARGQT, via the exons ATGCGCGAGCTCACACAAGAACAGGTTCCCCAAACTCTCATCAGCTGCGCGGATCCTGTTCTCCTGTCGGTTCGTCTGTCTGCAGCTCGGAGGATATTTCACGCAGAGATGAGCTCCTTTTACGACcagaaggagctggaggaggagttCGGCCGAACCGGGTGTCCTGATGACGACCTGGAGTTTGAGTACTTGTTTGAATATGAGACGCCAGACGGGCGGTTTGCTGCGGGAGATCGAG ATGACTCCAACCTCCCATCTAACAAAGTCCTAAGTCCTGAATCTGAGCAGGCTTTCCCTCTGGGTCAAACCTCCCCTTACAGAATCAAGTCCTGCAGCCCCTCCTACAGCACAGAGGTTCTGTCTGGGTATGAGAACCAAGAGGCCAGAACCTATCTGGACAGTGCCCGGCCTGCAGGTCTAGCCCTGAGCCCTCGAATCGAGATCACCCCCTCCCGTGAGCACTATTGTCACGGCAGGGAATCCCTTCAGAACCAGCACCTGAACATCAGCCCGAGACCCACCCTCACTGTCCCGGGTCATGAAAACCTGTCCTACCGTGAGCCACAGTGCTTGAGTCCAGCCAGCAGCAACTCCTCCACCAGTTGGCACTCGGAGAGTTACTCCCCCTGGGCATCCCCCTGCGTGTCCCCCAGCGGTGGCCAGAATCCCGGAGACCTCTGCCCCCGTCTGCAGAACATCCACACTGGCTCCCCGCGCACCTCCCCTGGCACTTCCCCTCGAACCAGTCTAACTGAGGACAGCTGCCTAGGCCCCCGCTCGCCCTCCCCCAGACCTGGCTCCCGCTCAACCTCCCCACAGGGGAAACGCACCTACGAAATGTACAGGAATCCAGGGTTAATCCCAAGGCACCGCTCCCGCAGTCCCTCCCCAAGCAGCGGCCGCGAGGACCCCAACGTAGGAGCCCAATACACACACAGCAGCCTTACCGATGGCACGAACGGGTTCGTAACCAGTCAGCCGGGCCTGGTGCCGACCAAATTAGTCAAGACATCCAACCAAATTTACACTCTGTACCCAGATAACCACAGAGATGGGAACTACTTGGTGTCCTGTGACCAGGACATGAAACCCAAACATGCTGCAGAACCTTTCTTTGTCATCCCCCCGATCTGGCCCAAACCGCTGGTCTCCAGCATCTGCAG CATCCCCGTGGCATCACTCCCCCCCCTGGAATGGCCCATTCCCAGTCGCACTGACCAGTATGAGCTCAGCGTAGAGGTGCAGCCCAAACCGCACCACAGAGCTCACTATGAAACCGAGGGAAGCAGGGGCGCTGTCAAAGCCCCCACTGGAGGCCATCCAGTTGTACAG CTACATGGCTACAGAGGCAAGGAGCCGCTCGGCCTGCAGATTTTCATCGGAACGGCAGACGAGCGAATCCTCAAGCCTCACGCTTTTTATCAAGTCCACAGAATCACTGGCAAGACCGTCACCACCACCAGCTTTGAGAAGATTATGAATGGCACCAAAGTCCTGGAGATCCCACTGGAGCCAaagaacaacatgaaagcaaT aATCGACTGTGCCGGGATTCTGAAGCTCAGAAATGCTGATATTGAGCTGAGGAAGGGTGAAACAGATGTTGGCCGGAAAAACACCCGAGTTCGTCTTGTGTTTCGCGTGCACATACCTCAGCCTGGAGGACAGCATGTCTCTCTCCAGGCGGCCTCGCATCCCATCGAGTGCT CCCAGCGCTCAGCTCATGAGCTTCCCATGGTGGAGAAGCAGGACATGGACAGTTGCTCCGTTCTGGGTGGACAGCAGATGATCCTCACTGGGCAGAACTTCAGCTCTGATTCAAAAGTGATTTTTCTGGAGAAAACTCAGG ATGGGCAGCAGATCTGGGAGATGGAAGCAACCGTTGATAAAGACAAGAGTCAGCCT agtttgctgtttgtggaggTGCCGCCGTACCGGGACACATCTGTTTGCCATCCTCTCAAAGTGAACTTCTACGTCATCAACGGCAAGCGAAAGCGCAGCCAGCCTCAGCATTTCACCTTCACTCCTCTGGCAT CTCCATCCATAAAGACGGAGCCTGAAGATGAGTACGAAGCAGACCATATGGGCTTCGCCATGCCTCAGATTCTGGGGTTATCGCCTCACCCGTACTACCACACTCCACGTGGTGTCCTTCACCCGGACAACGATCTGGTCTCCAGCATGGCTTCCTGTCAGCGTCTCAGCTCCAGCCTTCCAAGCCAAGACACACGTTTCCCACAGCAGAGCCCGGCTATCATCTACTCCCGTGGGGGGAAGAGTATGAATAGCAGCTCTGGTGTTTGGCAAACGGGAGGGATTATGCCTGACCCCCACTGCTCAGTCCTGGTCCACACAGGTTCACCGGGTCAGTCTGCAGGTCCACTTAGTTCAGGCCAACACCCGCCCATCATCCAATTCTCTCCCACCAGCCACCACCTGCTCCGGCCAGGAGATACTCCCatcctcccttctcctcctcagcttgATAGCCAGCAGATCATCTATTGCGACGGATACCATGAACAAGCTCCGACGCCTCCAGAGGCTCAGCACGGTCCCACGGTGATTCAGCAGCAGCCGTACGGTCAGAAAGAGCAGCAGAAGGTCCGGGCCCCATCTGGGATCGGTCAGATGGAGGCTCCTGGAGACGGACAGAGGAGGGTTACGGTGAAGGAAGAGAACTTGGACCAGGCCTACCTAGATGATG